A region from the Cannabis sativa cultivar Pink pepper isolate KNU-18-1 chromosome 9, ASM2916894v1, whole genome shotgun sequence genome encodes:
- the LOC115722931 gene encoding transcription initiation factor TFIID subunit 11 produces the protein MEEPKKLPKQQSKDPFEAAFEEEQEHNQEEDEEDLGGAGTGATDPSTAVSREDDDKDRDGDRDRDRDRGPSSSSMALTAALPPIPRKKREDDDEEEEENVEVELEKFPSASDPHKMAKMQAILSQFSEEQMSRYESFRRAGFQKSNMKRLLTSITGTQKISVPLTIVVSGIAKMFVGELVETARIVMSERKESGPVRPCHIREAYRRLKMEGKVPKRSVPRLFR, from the exons ATGGAAGAACCCAAAAAGTTACCGAAGCAGCAATCCAAGGATCCTTTTGAAGCGGCCTTTGAGGAAGAGCAAGAACACAATCAAGAGGAGGATGAAGAAGACCTTGGTGGAGCTGGTACTGGTGCTACTGATCCCTCTACAGCTGTTTCTCGCGAAGACGATGACAAGGATAGAGATGGCGATAGAGACAGAGACAGAGACAGAGGACCATCTTCTTCATCCATGGCATTGACTGCTGCTCTGCCACCAATTCCTCGGAAGAAGAGAGAAGATGATGACGAGGAAGAGGAGGAGAATGTGGAGGTTGAGCTTGAAAAGTTTCCTTCTGCCTCCGACCCTCATAAAATGGCCAAGATGCAAGCTATTCTTTCCCAATTCTCTGAGGAACAGATGAGTCGTTATGAGTCCTTCCGCAGAGCTGGATTTCAGAAATCTAACATGAAAAGG TTGTTAACTAGCATCACTGGAACCCAGAAAATATCTGTGCCTTTGACCATTGTTGTATCTGGTATTGCAAAGATGTTTGTTGGTGAACTTGTTGAAACAG CTAGAATTGTTATGAGTGAGAGGAAAGAATCTGGACCAGTGAGGCCTTGCCACATTAGAGAAGCTTATAGAAGGTTAAAGATGGAAGGGAAAGTACCAAAGAGATCTGTTCCAAGGCTCTTTCGCTAG
- the LOC115721694 gene encoding uncharacterized protein LOC115721694, with amino-acid sequence MYTFKDKVTEKLSRFLPHSTSSPISSPPPQSQDRQAKQSPKVGKSFSSYISNIIPSVGFNGSGSDKHQHEFKLIPSLPVRYNNRNFKHRDEPLGSDVSCNAANDRKGIQNDHEKDEIIDSIGKVSKGSSTSSSEAFEEAMDEHSTQKPSPYLMDDSVFISADLYEFLFSSIPNIVKGCQWVLLYSTLKHGISLRTLIRKSAELPGPCLLIVGDKQGAIFGGLLDCPLRPTAKRKYQGTNQTFVFTTIYGEPRLFRPTGANRYYYICLDNLLALGGGGNFALYLDGDLLNGTSGPCETFGNMCLAHNQEFELKNVELWGFTHASQYLR; translated from the exons ATGTATACATTCAAAGACAAAGTAACAGAGAAGCTTTCTCGTTTTCTTCCTCATTCCACAAGCTCACCCATCTCTTCCCCTCCTCCTCAATCTCAAGATCGCCAG GCCAAACAGTCTCCTAAAGTGGGAAAATCATTTTCTTCATACATTTCCAACATTATTCCTTCAGTAGGCTTTAATGGATCAGGATCAGACAAGCATCAACATGAATTCAAGCTAATTCCATCCTTACCTGTTAGATACAATAACCGAAACTTTAAACACCGTGATGAGCCATTGGGTAGTGATGTATCATGTAATGCAGCAAATGACAGAAAGGGAATTCAAAATGATCATGAAAAAGACGAAATCATCGACAGCATTGGCAAGGTGTCCAAGGGTAGCAGCACAAGTAGTTCCGAAGCATTTGAAGAAGCAATGGATGAGCACAGTACCCAGAAGCCTTCACCTTATCTCATGGATGACTCTGTTTTTATTTCTGCAGACTTGTATGAATTCTTGTTTTCATCAATCCCGAACATTGTTAAGGGGTGTCAATGGGTGTTGCTTTACAG TACGTTGAAACATGGCATATCACTTCGTACACTTATCCGCAAAAGTGCTGAACTTCCTGGTCCTTGTTTGCTG ATTGTAGGAGATAAGCAAGGGGCAATTTTCGGTGGCCTTCTAGATTGCCCGTTAAGACCTACTGCAAAGAGAAAATATCAA GGAACGAACCAAACATTTGTTTTTACAACTATATATGGTGAACCGAGACTGTTCAGACCAACCG GAGCCAACAGATATTATTACATATGCCTAGACAACTTGCTTGCACTTGGAGGTGGTGGTAACTTTGCATTGTATTTGGATGGAGACCT GTTAAATGGAACCAGTGGACCATGTGAAACATTTGGAAACATGTGTTTGGCTCATAACCAAGAGTTTGAGTTAAAGAATGTTGAG CTATGGGGTTTCACGCATGCGTCGCAATACCTTCGTTGA
- the LOC115721693 gene encoding pre-mRNA-processing factor 19, translating into MNCAISGEVPEEPVVSKNSGLLFEKRLIERHISEYGKCPITGESLTMDDIVPVKTGKIVRPRPVQAASIPGMLGMFQTEWDSLMLSNFALEQQLHTARQELSHALYQHDAACRVIARLKKERDEARSLLAQAERHIPASTPITVNASAVSNGRTVTPDEVGPGGKKICPGISASIFDELTECNAALSQQRKKRQIPSTLAPIDDLERYTQISSHPLQKTSKPGIASIDIHHNKDIIATGGFDTNAVIFNRSSGEILSTLSGHSKKVTSVKFVGRDDLFLSSSADKTVRIWQGSDDGNYNCNHVLKDHNAEVQAVTVHATNNYFVTASLDNTWCFYELSSGLCLTQVEDPTGSEGGYTSAAFHPDGLILGTGTSEAIVKIWDVKSQTNVARFDGHVGAVTAISFSENGYFLATAASDGVKLWDLRKLRNFRTFAPYGSETPTSSVEFDHSGSYLALAGADIRVYQVANVKSEWNCIKTFPDLSGTGKATCVKFGPDAKYLAVGSMDRNLRIFGLPGDTEAMES; encoded by the exons ATGAACTGCGCAA TCTCCGGCGAGGTGCCGGAAGAGCCCGTCGTTTCGAAGAACTCTGGCTTGCTCTTCGAGAAGCGTTTAATCGAAAGACACATATcg GAATATGGAAAATGCCCAATAACAGGCGAATCTCTTACTATGGACGATATTGTTCCTGTTAAAACTGGAAAG ATAGTTCGGCCAAGACCTGTACAAGCTGCTAGTATCCCTGGAATGCTTGGAATGTTCCAGACT gaatgggaTAGTTTGATGCTATCCAATTTTGCATTGGAACAACAGCTCCATACTGCACGACAGGAGTTGAGTCATGCTTTATACCAG CATGATGCTGCATGCCGTGTGATTGCAAGactaaagaaagaaagagatgaAGCAAGATCACTACTCGCTCAGGCTGAGAGACACATCCCCGCATCAACACCCATTACAGTAAATGCGTCTGCAGTTAGCAATGGAAGAACAG TTACTCCTGACGAAGTGGGACCTGGTGGAAAGAAAATCTGTCCTGGAATATCAGCTAGCATATTTGATGAGCTTACAGAATGTAATGCTGCTCTCTCGCAGCAACGGAAAAAGCGGCAG ATACCATCAACATTGGCTCCTATTGATGATCTAGAGAGGTATACTCAGATATCTAGTCATCCACTTCAGAAAACAAGTAAACCAGGCATTGCATCTATTGATATACATCATAACAAG GACATCATTGCAACTGGGGGTTTTGATACAAATGCTGTTATATTCAATCGATCTTCAGGGGAAATCTTATCTACTCTTAGTGGTCACTCAAAGaag GTTACAAGTGTAAAATTTGTAGGACGTGATGACTTATTCTTGAGTAGTTCAGCAGACAAG ACAGTACGGATATGGCAAGGGTCGGATGATGGAAACTATAATTGCAACCACGTTTTGAAAGATCATAATGCTGAG GTGCAAGCAGTTACAGTTCATGccacaaataattattttgtcactGCTTCTCTTGACAACACATGGTGCTTTTATGAGCTTTCTTCTGGATTGTGCCTCACTCAG GTAGAGGACCCTACAGGATCTGAGGGTGGCTACACATCCGCAGCGTTTCATCCTGATGGTCTTATCCTTGGAACGGGAACCTCAGAGGCTATTGTTAAAATTTGGGATGTGAAAAGTCAG ACAAACGTTGCCAGATTTGATGGACATGTTGGAGCAGTAACTGCTATATCTTTCTCTGAAAATGGTTACTTCCTTGCG ACTGCAGCAAGTGACGGTGTGAAGCTCTGGGATTTACGTAAATTGAGGAACTTCAGGACATTTGCTCCTTATGGTTCAGAGACGCCAACAAGCTCTG TTGAATTCGACCATAGTGGAAGTTACCTTGCACTTGCGGGTGCTGATATAAG AGTTTACCAGGTTGCAAATGTTAAATCGGAATGGAATTGTATCAAAACTTTCCCTGATTTGTCTGGCACAG GTAAAGCAACGTGTGTAAAATTTGGCCCGGATGCAAAGTACCTTGCAGTTGGATCAATGGACCGAAACCTCCGGATTTTTGGCCTACCAGGGGATACCGAAGCAATGGAGTCTTAA